One genomic segment of Theobroma cacao cultivar B97-61/B2 chromosome 6, Criollo_cocoa_genome_V2, whole genome shotgun sequence includes these proteins:
- the LOC18596760 gene encoding WUSCHEL-related homeobox 9, whose protein sequence is MASSNRHWPSMFKSKPCNTHHQWQPDINPSLMSSGCHRAPYTSVTGCEERSPEPKPRWNPKPEQIRILEAIFNSGMVNPPRDEIRKIRAQLQEYGQVGDANVFYWFQNRKSRSKHKQRNLQNSKQQSQQTPPMTNITTITAPSSSSSSSEKSSPKGANKSTLSMSSPNVIDVSNSPTASVNQAYFHQPQNEFLNEPFFFPVQQAAAGTGFTQGFVFSELNNMVQVPEQPVGPCTSLLLSEILNNGASKKAHEEKMKMQLQLNCPGSTAPSTHTISPLTASTTATITVPSNINHVQGVGESGVVGPGGAARSAVFINDVAFEVAVGPFNVREAFGDDAVLIHSSGQPVLTNEWGVTLQPLQHGGFYYLVRSSIPFSV, encoded by the exons atggcTTCGTCAAACAGACACTGGCCTAGCATGTTCAAATCCAAGCCCTGCAACACCCACCACCAATGGCAGCCTGACATCAACCCATCTCTCATGTCAAGTGGTTGCCACAGAGCCCCATACACCTCAG TTACAGGATGTGAAGAGCGTAGTCCTGAGCCTAAACCAAGATGGAACCCGAAACCTGAACAAATTCGCATACTGGAAGCCATATTCAACTCCGGAATGGTTAACCCACCAAGGGATGAGATAAGGAAAATCAGAGCTCAATTGCAGGAGTATGGCCAAGTAGGCGATGCCAATGTGTTCTACTGGTTCCAGAACAGAAAATCGAGAAGCAAACACAAGCAGCGCAACCTCCAAAATTCTAAACAACAATCCCAGCAAACTCCTCCAATGACCAATATTACCACCATCACTGCACCTTCCTCTTCCTCATCCTCTTCCGAGAAATCTTCACCAAAAGGAGCTAACAAGAGTACTCTCTCCATGAGTTCTCCAAATGTCATCGATGTTTCCAACTCTCCAACTGCTTCTGTGAACCAGGCCTACTTTCATCAGCCCCAAAACGAGTTCTTGAACGaaccctttttctttcctgtGCAACAGGCTGCTGCAGGAACCGGATTTACGCAAGGGTTTGTTTTCTCTGAGCTAAATAATATGGTTCAAGTTCCTGAACAACCAGTTGGACCCTGTACAAGTCTTTTGTTGAGTGAGATATTGAACAATGGGGCTTCAAAGAAAGCacatgaagaaaagatgaagatgCAGCTCCAGCTTAACTGCCCTGGTTCCACTGCTCCTAGTACTCACACAATTTCTCCTCTCACTGCTTCCACCACTGCTACTATTACTGTTCCATCTAATATCAACCACGTTCAAg GTGTTGGGGAATCGGGTGTAGTGGGCCCCGGCGGTGCGGCTAGATCGGCGGTGTTTATCAATGATGTAGCCTTTGAGGTGGCCGTGGGGCCCTTCAACGTGCGGGAGGCTTTCGGTGATGATGCTGTCTTGATCCACTCCTCGGGTCAACCTGTTCTCACTAACGAGTGGGGTGTAACCCTGCAGCCTCTTCAACATGGTGGATTTTACTATTTGGTGCGCTCATCAATCCCCTTCTCCGTATAA
- the LOC18596761 gene encoding ras-related protein RABA1f, giving the protein MGAYRADDDYDYLFKVVLIGDSGVGKSNLLSRFTRNEFSLESKSTIGVEFATRSIHVDDKVVKAQIWDTAGQERYRAITSAYYRGAVGALLVYDVTRHVTFENVERWLKELRDHTDANIVIMLVGNKADLRHLRAVATEDAKSFAERENTFFMETSALESLNVENAFTEVLTQIYRVVSRKALDIGDDPAALPKGQTINVGSKDDVSAVKKVGCCSA; this is encoded by the exons ATGGGAGCTTACAGGGCGGATGATGACTACGATTACTTGTTTAAGGTTGTCCTGATTGGTGACTCCGGTGTTGGAAAATCCAACCTTTTGTCTAGATTTACAAGAAACGAGTTTAGCCTTGAATCTAAGTCTACTATTGGGGTTGAGTTTGCCACCCGTAGCATTCATGTTGATGATAAGGTTGTTAAAGCTCAGATTTGGGATACTGCCGGACAAGAAAG ATATCGTGCAATAACCAGTGCATACTACCGTGGTGCTGTTGGTGCTTTACTAGTCTATGACGTCACGCGTCATGTTACATTTGAAAATGTAGAAAGGTGGCTGAAGGAACTTCGCGATCACACTGATGCCAACATTGTGATTATGCTAGTTGGGAACAAGGCAGACCTGCGTCACTTGCGAGCAGTTGCCACTGAAGATGCAAAATCTTTTGCTGAACGAGAGAACACCTTCTTCATGGAAACTTCTGCACTGGAGTCTCTGAATGTTGAGAATGCCTTCACAGAAGTGCTGACCCAGATTTATCGTGTTGTAAGCAGGAAAGCTCTAGATATTGGGGATGACCCAGCAGCTTTGCCCAAAGGCCAGACGATCAATGTAGGATCAAAAGATGATGTATCAGCTGTGAAGAAAGTTGGATGTTGCTCGGCTTAA
- the LOC18596762 gene encoding uncharacterized protein LOC18596762 — MSDHQKPEHPQNLPPSSASTSKSIPELGNNTAADSSGRPKVRYPNPPDLTNPDPATLRDQWRYAIRQYSRWYSHAWGTAILAGVSFFALGWIIKGSNPLPSFKSDSDKNDHPK; from the coding sequence ATGTCAGACCACCAAAAGCCCGAACACCCTCAAAACCTGCCTCCTTCTTCTGCTTCTACTTCTAAATCGATCCCAGAACTCGGCAACAACACGGCCGCTGATTCATCGGGCCGACCGAAGGTCCGCTATCCCAACCCACCCGACCTAACAAACCCGGACCCGGCAACACTGAGAGATCAATGGAGGTATGCCATCAGGCAGTACAGTAGATGGTACTCTCACGCCTGGGGCACTGCTATTCTCGCTGGGGTTTCGTTTTTTGCCCTCGGTTGGATCATCAAGGGCTCTAATCCTCTTCCCTCCTTCAAGTCTGATTCCGACAAAAACGATCATCCAAAGTGA
- the LOC18596763 gene encoding 28 kDa heat- and acid-stable phosphoprotein has translation MGRGKFKAKPTGQRHFSTPEELLAGTSSRPRTFKRQEAEYKEEEEEESEEESGQESGEESDDETDQKRKGTQGVIEINNPNLVKPKNLKARDVDTGKTTELSRREREELEKQRAHERYMRLQEQGKTEQARKDLERLALIRQQREEAARKREEEKAAKEQKKAEARK, from the exons ATGGGAAGAGGGAAATTCAAGGCTAAGCCCACCGGTCAACGCCACTTCTCTACTCCAGAGGAGCTGC TTGCTGGTACCTCTTCTCGTCCTCGCACATTTAAGCGG CAAGAAGCTGAatacaaagaagaagaagaagaagaatctGAGGAGGAATCTGGACAGGAGTCTGGAGAAGAATCTGATGATGAAACTGAT CAAAAGCGCAAGGGAACTCAAGGTGTTATTGAGATCAACAATCCTAATCTGGTGAAGCCAAAGAACTTGAAAGCTAGAGATGTTGAT ACTGGGAAAACGACTGAACTTTCAAGGCGTGAAAG GGAGGAATTAGAAAAGCAGAGAGCCCATGAACGATATATGAGGCTGCAGGAGCAAGGGAAAACAGAACAAGCGAGGAAAGATTTGG AGCGCCTAGCCCTTATACGGCAACAGAGGGAAGAAGCTGCTAGGAAACGAGAAGAAGAGAAGGCTG CCAAGGAGCAGAAGAAGGCCGAAGCTCGAAAATGA
- the LOC18596764 gene encoding UDP-glycosyltransferase 79B30 produces MADKTFHIALYPWFALGHITAFVHIANKLAERGHKISFFLPAKTQRKVEAFNLHPDLITFIPITVPHVEGLPHGAETTNDVPFPLHPLIMTAMDLTEPDIEASLLELKPHFVFFDFTCWLPALSRRLGIKSVLYCIVSSATIGYLLSPARKILEKGLTGHDLLEPPKGFPSSSIKLRTHEARGLAAVTTMDYGSGISFVQRQLRSLSDCDAISFKTCREIEGPFCDYIGHQFEKPVIFAGPVVPEPPKLALEERWEKLLSSFQAKTVIFCAFGSECVLKKDQFQELVLGLEQTGLPFLVALKPPMGAETIESALPEGFQERVQGRGLVHGGWVPQQLILRHPSVGCFVTHCGSGSLAEAMVNDCQLALLPNVGDQIINARLMAGDLRIGVEVEKGDDDGLFRKDGVCKAVKAVMDDDSEVGKEARVNHAKWKEFLLGPGLENSYMDAFVEKLHALV; encoded by the coding sequence ATGGCTGACAAAACCTTTCACATTGCATTGTATCCATGGTTTGCCCTTGGCCATATTACTGCATTTGTCCATATTGCCAACAAGCTAGCAGAGAGAGGCCACaagatttctttcttcttgccTGCCAAAACACAGCGCAAGGTTGAGGCTTTCAATCTCCACCCGGATCTCATAACCTTCATTCCGATCACCGTTCCACACGTTGAAGGTCTCCCCCATGGGGCTGAAACAACAAATGATGTTCCTTTCCCTTTGCATCCTCTCATTATGACCGCCATGGATCTCACGGAACCTGATATTGAAGCTTCCCTCCTTGAACTCAAACCCCATTTCGTTTTCTTTGATTTCACTTGCTGGTTGCCAGCCTTGTCTCGCAGGCTAGGCATCAAGTCCGTGCTTTATTGTATCGTTAGCTCTGCAACTATTGGATATCTTCTTAGTCCAGCAAGAAAGATTCTTGAGAAAGGTTTGACAGGGCATGATCTCCTGGAGCCTCCGAAAGGTTTCCCTTCTTCAAGTATCAAGCTACGCACCCATGAAGCTCGAGGGTTAGCTGCTGTAACAACAATGGATTATGGAAGTGGTATCTCATTTGTGCAGCGCCAGCTAAGGTCTTTAAGTGACTGTGATGCTATCAGTTTCAAGACATGCAGGGAGATTGAAGGGCCTTTTTGTGATTATATCGGACACCAGTTTGAAAAGCCAGTGATATTCGCAGGACCAGTAGTGCCAGAGCCACCAAAACTGGCGTTAGAAGAACGATGGGAAAAGTTATTGAGCAGCTTTCAAGCTAAGACCGTGATATTCTGTGCCTTTGGGAGTGAGTGTGTTCTCAAAAAAGATCAGTTCCAGGAATTGGTTTTAGGCCTTGAACAGACAGGTTTGCCATTCTTGGTTGCCCTGAAACCACCAATGGGAGCCGAAACAATAGAGTCAGCATTGCCAGAAGGGTTCCAGGAGAGAGTACAAGGAAGAGGACTCGTTCATGGAGGTTGGGTGCCGCAACAATTGATCTTGAGGCATCCTTCCGTGGGGTGTTTCGTCACTCACTGTGGCTCTGGCTCTTTGGCAGAGGCTATGGTGAATGATTGCCAATTGGCATTGCTGCCTAATGTTGGAGATCAGATCATTAATGCAAGACTGATGGCTGGAGATTTGAGAATTGGAGTCGAGGTTGAGAAAGGTGACGACGATGGACTTTTCAGAAAGGATGGCGTTTGCAAGGCCGTGAAGGCTGtaatggatgatgatagtgaaGTGGGGAAAGAGGCAAGGGTCAACCATGCTAAATGGAAGGAGTTCCTTCTAGGCCCAGGGCTTGAAAATTCTTACATGGATGCTTTTGTAGAGAAGCTGCATGCCCTGGTGTGA
- the LOC18596765 gene encoding UDP-glycosyltransferase 79B30, with product MGEKFLHMAMYPWFAVGHITSFLHISNKLAERGHKISFFLPTKTQSKFEPFNLHPDVITFIPIKVPHIDGLPLGTETTTDIPFSLQPLLMAAMDLTEPAIEASLRELKPHFLFFDFTFWMPALCHRLGIKSMYYCTISPATVGYLISPTRKILEKGLTGSDLMEPPLGFPSSSIKLRDHEAQGLAAATTREYGSGISFVVRQLTALNECDAIGFKTCREIEGPYCDYVEKQFEKPVILAGPVAPEPPNKTLEERWEKLLSSFQAQTVIFCAFGSECVLNKDQFQELVLGLELTGLPFLVALKAPMGAETAESALPEGFQERVKGRGFVHGSWVPQQLILSHPSVGCFVTHCGSGSLSEAMVNDCQLVLLPHVGDQIINARLMAGDLKVGVEVEKGEEDGLFRKDDVCKAVMAMMDDDSEVGKEARANHAKWKDFLLGKGLEISYIDSFVEKLHALM from the coding sequence ATGGGTGAAAAATTTCTTCACATGGCAATGTATCCATGGTTTGCAGTTGGCCATATTACCTCATTTCTCCATATCTCCAACAAATTAGCAGAAAGAGGGCACAAAATCTCCTTCTTCTTGCCAACCAAAACACAAAGCAAGTTTGAGCCTTTCAATCTCCACCCCGATGTCATAACATTCATTCCAATTAAGGTTCCTCATATTGATGGCCTCCCTCTCGGCACTGAAACAACAACCGATATTCCTTTCTCACTGCAGCCTCTTCTTATGGCTGCAATGGATCTCACAGAACCTGCCATTGAAGCTTCTCTCCGTGAACTCAAACCCcacttccttttctttgattttactTTCTGGATGCCAGCGTTGTGTCACAGACTAGGCATCAAGTCCATGTATTACTGTACCATTAGCCCTGCAACTGTTGGCTATTTGATTAGTCCGACAAGAAAGATTCTTGAGAAAGGTTTGACAGGGTCGGACCTCATGGAGCCTCCGCTAGGTTTCCCTTCTTCGAGTATCAAGTTACGTGATCATGAAGCCCAAGGACTAGCAGCTGCAACAACAAGAGAATACGGCAGCGGTATTTCATTCGTTGTGCGCCAATTAACTGCTTTAAATGAATGTGATGCTATTGGTTTCAAGACATGCAGGGAGATTGAAGGGCCTTATTGTGATTACGTtgaaaaacaatttgaaaagCCAGTGATTTTGGCAGGACCGGTAGCGCCAGAGCCACCAAATAAGACATTAGAAGAACGATGGGAGAAGTTGCTGAGCAGCTTTCAAGCTCAGACTGTGATATTCTGTGCTTTCGGGAGTGAGTGTGTTCTCAACAAAGATCAGTTCCAGGAATTGGTTTTAGGTCTTGAGCTGACAGGTTTACCATTCTTAGTTGCCCTGAAAGCACCAATGGGAGCTGAAACAGCCGAGTCAGCATTGCCAGAAGGGTTTCAAGAGAGAGTAAAGGGAAGAGGGTTTGTCCATGGGAGTTGGGTGCCGCAACAGTTGATCTTGAGTCACCCTTCCGTGGGGTGTTTCGTGACCCACTGTGGTTCCGGCTCTTTATCAGAGGCTATGGTAAATGATTGTCAATTGGTGCTGTTGCCTCATGTCGGAGATCAGATAATTAACGCAAGACTGATGGCTGGAGATCTCAAAGTTGGAGTAGAGGTTGAGAAAGGTGAAGAAGATGGACTTTTCAGAAAAGACGATGTTTGCAAGGCAGTGATGGCCATGATGGACGATGATAGTGAGGTGGGGAAAGAGGCCAGGGCAAACCATGCTAAATGGAAGGACTTCCTTTTAGGCAAAGGGCTTGAAATTTCCTACATTGATAGTTTTGTTGAGAAGTTGCATGCGCTGATgtga